The following DNA comes from Apus apus isolate bApuApu2 chromosome 24, bApuApu2.pri.cur, whole genome shotgun sequence.
GCAGGATGGGAGAAAAGAGCATCAAACACCACAACACTTACCTCTTGACCATTTTTGTACCAGACCCAGGAGTTGACAGGGGGGAAAGAGGGATTCTTGCAGGTCAGCACACCTGTGTCCCCCTCATTCCCATGCTCAGACTTCTTGTATGCCATCACTTGGGGTGAAACTACAGccagagaaaaataagacaCTTCATCATAACAAGGTGAAGATCTCTGTTCCCCTCCCTTGCCCAGCTTTTTGGCATTTTCAGAGCATGACAAGTTGCTGGAGAACAGCTCAGACAGGTTTGCCCACCAGGCGTTACCCCTCTCCCATCACTCTTGTGGGAAGATGCCCACAGCAAAAGGCTGATTTAATGCAAGGCCAAAGGGCTGACCCTGCAGACACTTCAGCTGCCTGGCGAAGTGCAGCTGCCCCATGGAGCACTCCGGCAGCAACCCACAGAGTCCTGCAACTCTGCTAATAAGGGCTAGAAGCAGCCTTTCAAGAAGCTGGAAAGATACCAAAGCAGAGTGTTCAGGAGACCACAACTTTCCCACTCCCCTCCTGGGACCCAGAAGTAAACACATGAAGTTACCTGAAATATTCACTTGTCCTTTAATCACTGGGTTCGTTTTGTAGACACATTCATAGACACCAGAGTGCTCCTCCATCTTCCCCTCAATCCTACCAAAAACCAGGATGTCAGATGAGCATTCAGCACAGACACCAAACTCCAGGCCCACAGAAACATCTACAGTCATCAGCAACAGGCAGATTCTCCCATTACAGTGCCAGTATTTACACTGCACCCCCTGCAGCCCAACTCTCCACACCAGGCAAAGCAAAAGACATTCCACAGGTCTGTCATGGCAGAGATCACCCAGACCTTGTGTTCTGAATCCTTCAGCTTTCACTCCCTAAGCCAAGGAATTCTTGCCATCAGGGTCTTTACAGTAGGAATGAACTGAAGACCCAGACTGTTAGGTGGGACCGACTAAGGGAGCAGGAGCACCAGGACAGCTCTGCACCAGGTGCAGGGCATTACACATGCTTCAGGAGTGGTCAACTCCACAACAACCCCTggcctattaaaaaaaaaacaaaccacacccTGCAGAGCAAACCTAGCAGGATCTGGAGGGCAGCAAGAGAGCTCTCTGGTCAGCACAGCCCAAGATGTGGCCACACACCCCATCAGTCCTGCAGGTCATCTCTGGAGACAGGCAAGGAGCTCAGGAGGAAGACTACCCTTCCCACATAGGAAAGCCCACTGAAACTCATGGCAAAGCAGTGGCAGAGGAACACCCTGGCTGGGCCACTCTGGAATCATCCAAGCATAGGGAGAACTCTCCCATTTTCCTTTGTGTAAAGCAGCTGCAATGGGATTTAGTGGATTATGCTGCACCACAACAAACATCTCATTCTGCAGCTCAGTAATAcccactggagggaagggacaaGCAAAGTTTCAGTCCCGTGGCTGCACTGGGACAACAGGCTGTTTGTCAGTTCTGCTGTGCATGGCACTTCCCACTTCCAAAAACCACTCAGCTAAGGAATTGAGGTCACGCGAGGGAGGCTGGGTTATAAATACTTTAATCCTTGTTCAGCTCCCTGTTGCTATGGGGAGACAGGCACGTCGGCACTGCCACACAAAAGGACATGATGCCTCTACAGCTGCTGGGTCAGTGCCAGCCAGGCCTGACTGTAATCAGAAAGGAAAGCTCACTGCACTGTTACAATACGGCTGGTATCCCCACTTCTGCTCAGCTACACCCTGcaagcccttccccagcactgaccACAACCTGCAGGCAACTTCCCAGCTTGTttgggaagaatggctggacTTTGGAAAGGTACATAAAACCCAGAGGCAGAGACTACACTCAGTGGAGCCTCTTGTTCCACACGTGGCCTCTGGGATGCAGGGAGTTGGCATCCTGGCCAGAGCAGCGTCCCTCAAAGCTCTCCCAAAACCCTACACCTTCAGCAAGGACACAAGCACTCAGCTTTGGCTCAGCTGATGGAAACCTCAGCTGCACTGGGTGGAAGACCTATCCCCTATGTTCAGATCCTTATCTTGCCTTGCCCCTGACACTCACATGTAACTGGTGAAAGCATTTGTCTCCGTGTCTGCTTGAAGGACCTTGTCTCCACGCATCCACTCGTGGCCCTCGATGGCAGGGTATGGTGCACTCATGTTGCAGGAGAGGATCAGCTTCCCAGAAACATAATTTACATGAACCTTGATGTCTGGACCTGCACAAATAAATCAACTCAAGTTAACAAGTAGTATTTCAGAGGTCACCTGCCTGCCCAAGAACCTCTAACACAGTCACCAAACCCCACAGCTCCTTGTTTCTATCGTAACTCTCACTTACCTTTGCAGTTTCCTACCACATCTGATGGTACCAATAGAGGAGAGGCTCCAAAAGCAGGTGCCTGACTGCACTCAGTcatgagcagagctgcccctgcagctgctccctcctgggcAGGGTCACTGCTGGGTGCTCTGGGCAGTTCAGGGCAGTCCTGAGcctctgctgcccctgcagccccacagagcCCAGTGCTCAATGGGAAGGTCCTGCTGTGAAGGGCAGTtgtcccagctcagctctgcttcctgaGCCACCTCAGCACTGGCGGTGCCAACACCCCCAGAGCCTGAGCAGGTTCAGACACCTCCAGGTGCCACAATGGACTCTCTGCTGCAAGGGGCAGCAACCAAGACCTGTGCAAGCAACATGGGCAACATCTGATGCAGCCCAAGGGTTAGATTTACTCCAGGGAGAACACACGGAACCCTGACTCCAAAAGGTCTCAGGCCTCCATGTGCCAAGCAGCAGTAAATTATGCAAGATAAGATGACTCAGGTGTTTCTACGTGCAGGGGCAGCCCAAGGAAACCGCTGCCCTTGGCAGCACCACTTGGTGCCCCTACAGTTCCTGCCCCTTCTCCCCATAGTCTCCTGGAAGAAGATTTTTTGCACAGGGCTGaaaggtattttgtttttcatcctACCCAAATCCCACTGGAACAAGGTTCTGCTGTAGTTCTGTATTCCCTAGCACTTTTATGCTGGGAAGactgccaggctgctctgctaCACTCAGGATTCACAGTCAGATCTTAGCAGGACATTAAATTCCCTCACCATGGCCCAGGTCTCCGACTCAAGGAAGCTCCAGAGCTTGGCTCCAGAGAGGACCTGGTCACTCCCACGAACAAGCCACTACAGCACACTCAGTGTCACGCAGACACGGCCTTTTCAAAAATGGTTGCATCTCGGGAAACTCAAAGCAGGTTTTGCTCCCCACAGCTTGGATCTCTAGCAGGAAGGCAAGCTTAAAGCAGGACTGTTGgcaagagcaggagctgcacgAGCTGCAAGGAAGGGCTGGTTTGTCAGTGGTGGTTAGGGTAGAGTCTACTGCAGAGTCAAGACTCAATTCTACAAGCCAGCACCAGGACTTGAAGGCTCTTGGGAATAAGCAGGAGGTTCCAGGTCTTTGGCTCCGGAAAAGGCGCAGGATTCCCGGAGGGCATTTTGGTTGGGAAGCCACAACCCTTTTTGAGCAGGACCATTTTGGGTCAAGTCACAGGTGGTGGGGGAGATAACAGAGGGTGGGAGTCTCTCGGTTCTacagctggggtgggagggtgaGGGGAGCTTTCAGGAGCCACAGGACATGGGTGCAGGGGTGAACATGGCAGGAAACTCAAGACACTGGTGTCTGAGCAAGTGCCAAGGCCTCAGTGTGGCCACTCACGTTCAATGACAAAAACGTTTGCCTGGGAACGGATCCACTTGACTTTGGGGCTCTTCGACAAGTGGTTGCGGTCGGGGTCGTTGCTGGCCCGGCACTCATACATGCCCGAGTCGTCGCTCGTGAGGTTTGCGATGGAGATGGTGCTGGTGGAGTGCAGGTTGTAGGTGGCGTTGATTTTGACACGGTCCTGCCGTGCGCCATCCCAGAGCTGAGCATAGGTCTCATTGGGCTCGTTTCCCTCAAACCACCACTGGATCTCAGGGATGGGATTGCCAATCGCCTCGCAGTACAACTCCACGCTGTCCTGAGTCAGTCTCTTTTGAGACAGCGGTGACTTTATAAAACCAGCTATGAGTTGAAGAGGTATTAGTGCAAAGTGTTAGTGCAAAGCAAGAATTCACCCTctacaagcaaagaaaaaaaaaaataaaaatcagccaTTGAGGAGAGGCCACAAACAATCCTCTGATCAGTGTgatcttccctctccccccctccACACTCTGCCCAGCTCAGACAGGGCTGTTATTTTGGATTGTTGCATTTCCAGCCAACAAACACTCCCTGAGACTCTGCTGCAAAGCCAGAGCACCCCAACCAGCACAGCGTGTTTGCCACTGCCCCAAGAgacccacagcagcacctgcctTCAGGGCAAACATCTTCACACAATATTGAGGTAATTGCTTTTTTTGGGGAGGAATGCCTTCCAGTCTGCAAGATGTTGCAAGCCAGGTGAGGAAATGTAACACTTGTTGtcacacaaacagcaaaatcaGACTTTTCATTTCAGGCATGATAAGTCTGCAGAGGTGAATGGGTAATAAAGattaaaagcagaagcagctgcaggctAGAACGATGGTATTTTTCAACCTGCTCTGACAGTCAGAGGCCAGGGGGCTCAGTGCTCAAAGCTGGAAGGTCCAAAGGGAGATCCCTGAGCCTCCAGGCTGCAGAAAGCTGCAGCTCCATCATCCTGGGGCCACTGGCCAGGGGCAGCCCAGCCATGGCCATCAGCCACCCCCAGGAGCAAGTGACCAGAGCCTgctcaaagcagcagagaagatcAGGCCCCAGGAGCCCCTTCtggaggggcaggaagggaggctccagagctctgctgcaggaaaagacaTCACTGGCAGGTCAAGGTTACTTACGTGACTCAGCCTCAGTCAGATTTAAGAAGAAATTGTTAAGCTTGTGACACGTTGTGGGCTTGGGGCATCCCAGGGAACCAGCTCACACAAAGGACTTAAAACTCAGGATTTTATATACAACCCTCCATATGTGTACCATGACCTACAGGCACAGGGGAGGTGGGTTTGGGAGCAAGTTTTCTGAATGCCTGAGGAGGTTTTAATAGGAAACCCTATGGCTCATTTTTGTGAATGTAGAAACAAACCAGTGTTGTAAAACCAAGTTTGCACAAACTCAAGAAAAACACAAGTGAATCTGCAGGGTAAGTTTCAGAGCCCTAAATAAATCAATTACACATTTCTCAAAGGAAAAGTTAGTTTTACATACTAAAGCATTACAagtctggaaaaacaaacatgcttGGATTAGGAAGGAGAGACTGGACCCTCATATGAGACACCCTCAGAAGGCTGATACTGAGAACTGAGACACCTTAGAACAGAGCCAAGAGTAACCTCGGGCCAAAACCCCTGCTGCCATTTCACACACCAGCTGCTGGCCTGCCAGTTGTGTTCAGAAACGCACCATTGAGCCACTCTGCAGAGGCCTGAAAGTTTGCAAGTGACTCTGGATGACAGAGTTGTACCAGAAACACCAGAATTATCTtctttaacagatttttttttttaatggggggTGGTGGGAGTCCCAGGGGATGTACAGGGGCAGCAGCTGTAAGCAACTCTCATACACAGAGTGCCACTTCTAGAACTGACCTGTGTGCCAAACGGGTTTTTTTACACCACAGGCCTGTGATTAAACACTCTCAACCAACTCATTTTGAAAAATCCACAGGATGACTACAGCACTTGTAGAAGCCTGTCCCATTTTAACTGCAGCCTGGTTTAATGGGAGCTACTAAAGATCAAGGCTTTCTTTACAGATACAAGGCGATCATTGTATGCTGACAAAATAAGCTGTTGCAAGGTTATTTGCTCCGAGTTAGAGGGCACTTCATGCAGTTCAGACAGGCTAAAAAGCTTCAGCAAGCACCAACAACAGCAAGTCCTATTTGCATTCGGATAGGATTAACaccccctccctctgctgccaaCACCCACCGGGCCAGGCGATCACCGGCAGCCGGGGCTGTGCTCCCGGGGCTGTGCTCCCCGGGCTGTGCTCCCCGGGCTGTGCTCCCCGGGCTCTGACCGGTTCACACCACCGAGAGCTTCACAGCGCTGAGCTGGACGCTCCCCCCGGGGCAGGGCGGTGTCTGACGGATCGGGACAGCGCTGGAGGCCAGGGAGCCCAGATAACGTTATCCTGAATCACCTTCAGACGGAAAACAAGCTCTTCCCGCGGGCACAGGGAGGAGTCCTGCGGCCAGCGGGGTCTGCCCCGCGCGGCCCGGCGGGCACCGGCCCCGGGCTCGCCCCTCCCTGCCGCGACCTTTGCTTCTTGGCCTCGAAAGTGGGCACATGAGGTTCCAAGACTTCTTGCCGTGTTGACCAGCAGTTATAAAATCAACTCTCCCCCTAAGGCTCACACAACCCGGCAGCCAATGCACGGGCAGCTCAAAGGCTGTtccagccagcactgcccctCCACGCACGCACCGATCCACGCTCCAGCCGCTTTTCTGCGTGGTAGGAGCTGGGACGCTGCGGGGAGAACGGACCATCTCCCATGGAGTCTGCTCCAGAAAGACAAACCTAAGCCCTGGTGAGAAGTTTAGGACCCCCCCCACTTTTCCAGCCCCGCACTGTGCTGGCCAAGAACCCCCCGCCCCACCCACCCCGCAGCCGGGGCAGGACACGAGCGTTACACAACCACGGGGCACCAATTCCTGCCGAGGATTTCAGACCCAGGATAGAAACAGCCTCCTCTGCGTCTCACTCTGTCAATCCCTTGGAGAAGCGCTCGGGAAGCACCCGACACCAGCAGCTTCGGGTGAGATCCTGAAACCCCCGTTCTGCCCTAGGTGTGGAGCCCAGGAGAAagctctccctgccttcctgtTCCACGGTATTAAAACTCCACTGTGCCgcaatgaaatatttcagcagaCACTTCAATCACCAGCTCGGGGTTTTTCAGAAACCTCCCACTCTTGCTTCCACCTCTGAGTCTGACTCTAGCAGACTGAAGTCAGTCCGGTACCACAAACAAGCTACACACTTTTTTAGTCTCTGATACACCCAACAGTCAGAACCTCCCGATAAAACCGAGCCTTCACCATCAGCATCAGGTCGGAATCAGGCTGCCGAGTCCTCCGGGCAAAACACCGCTGTGCTTGCCAAGGCAGCCTGCTCACCTGTGGCTCTGAACACACCAACCCAGGCTGCTTTGATGCCCAAGAACCACGAAAATGAAACATCAGAGCTGGTTTGGGGCTGTGCTCCTAAGTACTCTTAATTCCCAGCCTTCCAACCCCACATCACAAATAGTCGGAGCCCAAAAGCTGGCGTTGTTTCTCATTAGCGGATTATCAATCTAAGCACCATGTGAACATCTTTAAGGTCTTAAAGCCCAGAGATCTGACTCCTCATAAGCCCAGAAGCGGCTGCGGGGAACACCGGGGCAGACCGCAGGACACCGGTGGACGGGGGCTCAGCGTCCACGCTAAGGGGTCCCGAGTCCCGAGCTCCAGCGTGTCCACCGACCCCTCAGCGCGAACACCGAGCGAAGccgctcccccggccccgcgggggtGTGGgggcccccccgccccggctccgCCCGCCGAGCGACGTGCCTCGCCGCAGGGagcccgcgccgccgcccgctcggccccggccccgctc
Coding sequences within:
- the BSG gene encoding basigin isoform X2, with the translated sequence MAAGAEAPRGFLVLFLLGEVAAGVLGTTGFIKSPLSQKRLTQDSVELYCEAIGNPIPEIQWWFEGNEPNETYAQLWDGARQDRVKINATYNLHSTSTISIANLTSDDSGMYECRASNDPDRNHLSKSPKVKWIRSQANVFVIERPDIKVHVNYVSGKLILSCNMSAPYPAIEGHEWMRGDKVLQADTETNAFTSYMIEGKMEEHSGVYECVYKTNPVIKGQVNISVSPQVMAYKKSEHGNEGDTGVLTCKNPSFPPVNSWVWYKNGQEPIVNGSGRYIIKSSGNKTELRILKLSIEEDTGDYHCNATNSQGFGGATVNLRVRSRLAALWPFLGIVAEVLVLVTIIFIYEKRRKPDEVLDDDDGGSAPLKSNATNHKDKNVRQRNAN